Within Dysgonomonas sp. HDW5A, the genomic segment TTGCACATTATTACGAATTAACATTAATCAATGTTTCAGATATGAACAAAAAGGTTTTCTTCACTACATTTTTATTTATTGCCAGCCTTTTTTCATTAACAGCTCAAGAAGAGTCGAGCCGTACTCTTATTGTTGATGAAGTCGAATATGGTCAACCGAATCAGACCTATAATACATATAAGACTACTTGGAAAAAGAATCGCTTTAAAGATAACTGGATTATCTCTCTTGGAGGTGGTGCTCAGACGTATTTTGGAATTGATGACAGTAAAGGTCCAACACAAGATCGTGTAACATTTGCTCCTCAATTTTCGATCGCTAAGTATTTTTCTCCAATTTGGGGATTAAGATTAAACTTTACCGGAGGTTCTCTCCATGGCTTTAACGATGGTAGTTTTGGAACGTATGTAAAATGGAATCACGGTACTAAAGATTATATGGGGCAAAGTGTAGTCGGTACTCCTGGTTACCCCAATACAAGTCCATCTGCTTCTATGCTAACATGGGATCCTGCGTGGAATCACATGTTTGATTTGACTCTGAAAGATGCAAATGGAAATACTATTCCTGGTTATAATACTGATATTATTGGCCTAGACGGAGATAATTACTATTGGAGACCTGGTAGAGAACAAGGTAAGCTATATATGCAACATATTAAGTATGTTCAAGCTAATATTGACTTTATGTTTGATTTCTTCAACTTGGTAGGTAATTATAATCCAAAACGTTTCTTTGAAATTACTCCTTTTGGTGGTATTGGTATATATAATGCATTCTCTAATATGGGAAGTGTCAATATGTTGGTTGCCGGTGTTCATGGAGGACTTATTACCAAATTTAGGTTAAGTGAAAGACTGGGATTAAATGCAGAGTTTTCAGGTTCTGTAGTTCCAGATTCATTTGACGGTCAAATAGGTGATACTAAATCGATGGAAGGTATTGGTCAGGCTACATTGTCTGTTGCTTACAAATTTGGAAGAACAGATTGGGAAGTTGCTGAACCTATGGATTATGAATTGGTAAATCGTCTAAACGATGAAATAAATACATTAAGAGAACGTAATGCTAAACTGGCTGCGAAAGAGTGTCCTACCTGTCCTCCTCCACCCCCAGTTGTAAAAGCTGAACCTACTTCGGATGTTAAATTCTTACCTGATCCTGTATTCTTTAGACTTGACAAGTCGGTAATAGATCCATCTGAATGGGCTAGAATCGATAAGGCAGCTACTTACTTAACTGAACATCCTGATGTGAATGTTGTAGTTACAGGATATGCTGATAAGAAAACTGGTAATCCTCAGTATAATATGAAACTTTCGGAGCGTCGTGCCAAGACAGTAGCTCAAGCATTGATCGAACAATATGGCATCAATCCTCTAAGAGTATCTATTAACTGGTCGGGGGATAAGATCCAACCATTTAAAATAAATGAATGGAACCGTGTTGTAATATTTGTTATTGAATAAGTAAAGAATAAATATCATAAAATATAAAGCGTCTCTTAGTGAAAACTAAGGGACGTTTTTTTATATTTGTCTTTATTGTAGAGACTTAATCGTAAATCGAATAATTAGTATAATATGAAAACAATTAATTGGGGTATTATAGGTTGTGGAAATGTTTGTGAAAAAAAGAGCGGACCTTCTTTCTATAAGATAGAACATTCGAATCTGGTGGCGGTGATGAGACGAGATCTGGATAAGGTAAAGGATTATGCCATGCGACATAAGGTCGATAAATATTATACAGATGCTGATCAGTTGATTGCCGATTCTCAAGTGGATGCTGTGTATATTGCAACACCTCCTAATACTCATATGCAGTATGCAATTAAAGCTATGCAGGCAGGTAAGCTGGTATATGTTGAAAAGCCCATGGGGATGAACTCAGCCGAGTGTGAAGAGATGATCCGAACTTCGGAAACCACTAATCAGAAGCTGTTTGTTGCTTTTTACCGTAGAGCACTGCCTTACTTCTTAAAAGTGAAAGAATTGCTGGAGAGTGGAGTTATAGGTAACGTTTTAACTGTTGAGGTAAAGCAATACCGCTCTCCGAGGGTTTCTGATTTAACTTCTTCCGATCATACATGGCGAGTAGACAAAGATATAGCCGGTGAAGGTTACTTTTACGATCTGGCACCTCATACCTTAGACATTCTAGATTTTTTGTTGGGAGAGATTACCGATGCTAAAGGTTTCTCTGCAAACCTGGGTCAATTCTATGAAGTGAAGGATACCATTTCAGCCATTCTTAAATTTAAGTCAGGAATCATAGGTAGTGGACGTTGGTGCTTTGTTACTTCGGCTCAAACAGATGTAGACTCTATTATTATTACCGGAACTAAGGGCGAGATAAGATTCAGTACATTTGCCTTCTCTCCTATCTTATTACTCTCGGATACAGCTTCAGAGAGCTTTGATATACCCTCACCTGAACACATTCAGCAGCCATTGATTCAAACAATAGTAGATGAACTGAGAGGTGTTGGAAAATGCCCCTCGACAGGTGTTAGCGGTGCTAGAACCTCGCGTGTAATGGATATGATTCTCAATGCTTAAATAGATAAACTATCACCTTAAAGTCAAATATGGTTTAAGGTGATAGTCTTATATTTGATTTTAGTTGTTGAAGGTCAGAGCTTGCCCTCTTACTTCGTTTACCTGTCCGTTTTCAAAAGCAATTTGTCCGTTAAGGAATGTTTTCTCAATAGATGTCGATACCGTCTCGTTTTCGAGTGGAGACCATTTGCACTTATATAGAATATTCTCTTGTGTAATAGTATAATCCTTGTTTGGATTTACAAGAACCAGATCGGCAAAATAACCTTCACGAATATATCCACGCTTGTTTATCCTGAATAAAGTTGCCGGAGCATGGCACATTTTGTTAACTACTTCTTCTTTCGATATTTTTCCTTGTTTAGACATCTCTAGCATCATTTGCAATGAATGTTGTACTAGTGGACCTCCCGATGCCGCTTGAAGACATCCACCTGTTTTTTCCTCCAATAAATGTGGAGCATGGTCTGTCGCTATAACATCCAGTTTGCCTTTGAGAAGCCCCTGTAGAAGAGCATCTCTGTCTTCTTTTGTTTTTACTGCCGGATTCCATTTGATACGATTTCCGTATTTCTCATAATCTTCATCGGAGAACCAAAGGTGATGTACACAAACCTCTCCCGTTATTTTTTTATCTGTCAGTGGTTTCACATCAAACAGGCTGATTTCTCTTTCTGTTGACAGGTGTAATATGTGAAGTCTTGCACCATACTTATCCGCAAGCTCTACCGCTTTGGCTGACGATTGATAGCAGGCTTCCGCACTTCTTATCAATGGGTGATACTTAACGGGGATATCGTCACCTAACAGATCTTTGTAGTATGCGATATTTTTTTGTATGATTTCTTCCTCTTCGCAGTGAGTGGTTATGATCATATCAATCTCTGCAAATATAGCTTCCAGTGCTTTGCGTTTATCAACCAGCATATTGCCGGTAGAAGAACCCATGAATATTTTGACACCGCAAGTATTTTTTTTGTCGATTTTACGAAGTTCAGCCAGATTATCGTTGGTAGCTCCCAAATAGAAAGAATAGTTGGCATATGATTTTTGTGATGCTACTTCAAATTTGGCGTCGAGTGCTTCAATTGATGTTGTTTGAGGCTTAGTATTAGGCATTTCCATGTACGAAGTCACTCCCCCCGAAATCGCAGCCTTACTCTCGGAGGCAATATCGCCCTTATGGGTCAGTCCCGGATCTCTAAAGTGTACCTGATCGTCTATGACACCCGGTATTAACCATAATCCTTCGGCATCGATAATGGTTGCCTTGTTAAGGATTTCAGACGGAACACTATTCTCTTTGTAAATAGCCTTAATGATTTCTCTCTCTATAAGAACAGAACCTTTAATCGATTCACCCTCATTTATTATGGTTGCATTTTGAATAAGGTACATATTTGATATTTTTCGGGTTATTTATTCCTTGTTTTTACACTCTTATACAAAGATAACGGTTTTGCTGATATGTATTGTAGAATAATAAAACAGCCTTGTTATTAAAGTGATAGCAAGTATTAATAGGTCTGAGGTCTTAAACCTGTAACCCAAGTGTACAAAAAGTACTACAATCTAAACAATTACTATACAAAAAAGTGACATTTTATACCCTTTTTGTTTATTTGTTAACTTTCAGTATGTCAGTATTTAATGTCGGAAAAGATTACAAAAGTGACAAAAGTTACACCTGCTTTATTTTCCCTCTTTTTTTCATTGTTCTGTTTCTTTTAATAGATAAATTTGTGATAATTTCAACCGAATAAACCGAACGGTCGGTTTGTCTGGTTGGTAATTTTATTTTGATATGTTCTGTTCAATAAAATATTACTTTTTTTATTTAATGTTCAATTTAGGAACGCATCCTATCGGGAGTTTTGTGGATGAGATTAATGCAGATAAAACCATCCGTTTCGATTAGTAAAGTATTGCCTTTTTTCCTTAAATGAAACATTGTACCTTTGTCAGGTTTTAAGGTGATGTGGTTGTAATTGTATCTGTCGGTATGTTGAATATCGGCAGTAGGGTACAGTCAGAGTAACAATTTGTAAAAAGAATATGGCAATGAAAAGTTTTAAAGGAGTTATTTATGCACTTGTTTCATCGG encodes:
- a CDS encoding OmpA family protein, which codes for MNKKVFFTTFLFIASLFSLTAQEESSRTLIVDEVEYGQPNQTYNTYKTTWKKNRFKDNWIISLGGGAQTYFGIDDSKGPTQDRVTFAPQFSIAKYFSPIWGLRLNFTGGSLHGFNDGSFGTYVKWNHGTKDYMGQSVVGTPGYPNTSPSASMLTWDPAWNHMFDLTLKDANGNTIPGYNTDIIGLDGDNYYWRPGREQGKLYMQHIKYVQANIDFMFDFFNLVGNYNPKRFFEITPFGGIGIYNAFSNMGSVNMLVAGVHGGLITKFRLSERLGLNAEFSGSVVPDSFDGQIGDTKSMEGIGQATLSVAYKFGRTDWEVAEPMDYELVNRLNDEINTLRERNAKLAAKECPTCPPPPPVVKAEPTSDVKFLPDPVFFRLDKSVIDPSEWARIDKAATYLTEHPDVNVVVTGYADKKTGNPQYNMKLSERRAKTVAQALIEQYGINPLRVSINWSGDKIQPFKINEWNRVVIFVIE
- a CDS encoding Gfo/Idh/MocA family protein, whose protein sequence is MKTINWGIIGCGNVCEKKSGPSFYKIEHSNLVAVMRRDLDKVKDYAMRHKVDKYYTDADQLIADSQVDAVYIATPPNTHMQYAIKAMQAGKLVYVEKPMGMNSAECEEMIRTSETTNQKLFVAFYRRALPYFLKVKELLESGVIGNVLTVEVKQYRSPRVSDLTSSDHTWRVDKDIAGEGYFYDLAPHTLDILDFLLGEITDAKGFSANLGQFYEVKDTISAILKFKSGIIGSGRWCFVTSAQTDVDSIIITGTKGEIRFSTFAFSPILLLSDTASESFDIPSPEHIQQPLIQTIVDELRGVGKCPSTGVSGARTSRVMDMILNA
- a CDS encoding dihydroorotase — protein: MYLIQNATIINEGESIKGSVLIEREIIKAIYKENSVPSEILNKATIIDAEGLWLIPGVIDDQVHFRDPGLTHKGDIASESKAAISGGVTSYMEMPNTKPQTTSIEALDAKFEVASQKSYANYSFYLGATNDNLAELRKIDKKNTCGVKIFMGSSTGNMLVDKRKALEAIFAEIDMIITTHCEEEEIIQKNIAYYKDLLGDDIPVKYHPLIRSAEACYQSSAKAVELADKYGARLHILHLSTEREISLFDVKPLTDKKITGEVCVHHLWFSDEDYEKYGNRIKWNPAVKTKEDRDALLQGLLKGKLDVIATDHAPHLLEEKTGGCLQAASGGPLVQHSLQMMLEMSKQGKISKEEVVNKMCHAPATLFRINKRGYIREGYFADLVLVNPNKDYTITQENILYKCKWSPLENETVSTSIEKTFLNGQIAFENGQVNEVRGQALTFNN